One part of the Vicia villosa cultivar HV-30 ecotype Madison, WI linkage group LG6, Vvil1.0, whole genome shotgun sequence genome encodes these proteins:
- the LOC131613542 gene encoding uncharacterized protein LOC131613542, producing MVHQTTEKVKSIRENMKASQDRQKSYAEKRRRSLDFEEGDHVFLRVTPTTGVGRAIKARKLTPKFIGPYQITSNIRPVAYRIALPPLLSGIHDVFHVSQLRKYIPDPSHVIKPDTIQLKDNLSFEVVPVRIEDRKMKLLRNKEISLVKIIWNQAIGDAAWELEMDCVGYTPIDYDDSEALGDDAVEDDGIQLS from the exons ATGGTTCATCAAACTACAGAAAAGGTTAAAAGCATTAGGGAAAATATGAAGGCTTCACAAGATCGTCAGAAAAGCTACGCTGAAAAAAGGCGTAGGTCATTGGATTTTGAAGAAGGAGACCATGTGTTCCTCCGTGTCACACCCACCACAGGGGTAGGGAGAGCAATCAAGGCACGAAAGTTAACTCCTAAGTTTATTGGACCCTATCAAATAACTTCTAACATTAGACCGGTGGCTTACCGAATTGCATTACCACCCCTTCTATCTGGAATACATGACGTGTTCCATGTCTCACAACTACGGAAATACATTCCAGACCCTTCTCACGTAATCAAACCAGACACCATTCAGCTTAAAGACAACTTATCATTTGAAGTAGTACCCGTTAGGATCGAGGATAGGAAAATGAAGCTGCTAAGGAATAAGGAAATTTCGTTAGTAAAAATAATTTGGAACCAAGCCATTGGTGATGCAGCTTGGGAACTTGAAA TGGATTGTGTGGGCTATACGCCAATAGATTATGACGACTCCGAGGCACTGGGAGATGACGCCGTCGAAGACGACGGAATTCAGCTTTCCTGA